In a genomic window of Pelodiscus sinensis isolate JC-2024 chromosome 32, ASM4963464v1, whole genome shotgun sequence:
- the LOC102460371 gene encoding C-type lectin domain family 2 member B-like isoform X1, protein MERKDEHGKHYSTGKEDRCSCGKILRHKSKIAAGVFFLAGVFSCWTVMAFKTQQSCPPPRPDSCADGWIGYKGKCYYFTEAEGNWTYSRSRCSALGASLAGIDTKQDLDFMLRYKGTTDPWIGLQRGTDREWKWVNGTKFNLLFEVRGDADCAYLKETAVSASRCYIMRSWICNKPYASSTEGRFTQTHQGDARA, encoded by the exons ATGGAGAGGAAAGATGAACATGGGAAGCATTACTCAACTGGAAAAG aagatAGGTGTTCATGTGGCAAAATTCTTAGACACAAGTCGAAAATTGCAGCTGGAGTTTTCTTTCTTGCTGGAGTTTTCAGTTGTTGGACCG tGATGGCatttaaaacccagcagtcaTGCCCGCCCCCTAGACCTGACTCGTGTGCGGATGGCTGGATCGGGTACAAAGGGAAATGCTACTATTTCACAGAGGCCGAAGGGAACTGGACCTACAGCCGGAgccgctgctctgccctgggtgcCTCCCTGGCTGGGATCGACACCAAGCAGGACCTG GATTTCATGCTGCGGTACAAAGGCACCACAGACCCGTGGATAGGACTCCAGAGGGGCACTGATCGTGAGTGGAAATGGGTGAACGGCACCAAATTCAACCTCCT GTTTGAAGTCAGGGGGGATGCAGACTGTGCGTATCTGAAGGAGACTGCAGTCAGCGCTTCGCGGTGCTACAtcatgagaagctggatctgcAACAAACCCTATGCCTCGTCAACGGAGGGAAGGTTCACGCAGACACACCAGGGAGATGCCAGAGCTTAA
- the LOC102460371 gene encoding C-type lectin domain family 2 member B-like isoform X2: MERKDEHGKHYSTGKDRCSCGKILRHKSKIAAGVFFLAGVFSCWTVMAFKTQQSCPPPRPDSCADGWIGYKGKCYYFTEAEGNWTYSRSRCSALGASLAGIDTKQDLDFMLRYKGTTDPWIGLQRGTDREWKWVNGTKFNLLFEVRGDADCAYLKETAVSASRCYIMRSWICNKPYASSTEGRFTQTHQGDARA, encoded by the exons ATGGAGAGGAAAGATGAACATGGGAAGCATTACTCAACTGGAAAAG atAGGTGTTCATGTGGCAAAATTCTTAGACACAAGTCGAAAATTGCAGCTGGAGTTTTCTTTCTTGCTGGAGTTTTCAGTTGTTGGACCG tGATGGCatttaaaacccagcagtcaTGCCCGCCCCCTAGACCTGACTCGTGTGCGGATGGCTGGATCGGGTACAAAGGGAAATGCTACTATTTCACAGAGGCCGAAGGGAACTGGACCTACAGCCGGAgccgctgctctgccctgggtgcCTCCCTGGCTGGGATCGACACCAAGCAGGACCTG GATTTCATGCTGCGGTACAAAGGCACCACAGACCCGTGGATAGGACTCCAGAGGGGCACTGATCGTGAGTGGAAATGGGTGAACGGCACCAAATTCAACCTCCT GTTTGAAGTCAGGGGGGATGCAGACTGTGCGTATCTGAAGGAGACTGCAGTCAGCGCTTCGCGGTGCTACAtcatgagaagctggatctgcAACAAACCCTATGCCTCGTCAACGGAGGGAAGGTTCACGCAGACACACCAGGGAGATGCCAGAGCTTAA
- the LOC102460371 gene encoding C-type lectin domain family 2 member D5-like isoform X3, translating to MERKDEHGKHYSTGKEDRCSCGKILRHKSKIAAGVFFLAGVFSCWTVMAFKTQQSCPPPRPDSCADGWIGYKGKCYYFTEAEGNWTYSRSRCSALGASLAGIDTKQDLNQTSSCTSLAMHTAPDQCSPLAQSLTAVAHNSSLLASLSTPGFHAAVQRHHRPVDRTPEGH from the exons ATGGAGAGGAAAGATGAACATGGGAAGCATTACTCAACTGGAAAAG aagatAGGTGTTCATGTGGCAAAATTCTTAGACACAAGTCGAAAATTGCAGCTGGAGTTTTCTTTCTTGCTGGAGTTTTCAGTTGTTGGACCG tGATGGCatttaaaacccagcagtcaTGCCCGCCCCCTAGACCTGACTCGTGTGCGGATGGCTGGATCGGGTACAAAGGGAAATGCTACTATTTCACAGAGGCCGAAGGGAACTGGACCTACAGCCGGAgccgctgctctgccctgggtgcCTCCCTGGCTGGGATCGACACCAAGCAGGACCTG AACCAGACCTCTTCCTGCACCAGCTTGGCCATGCACACCGCGCCAGATCAATGCTCTCCGTTAGCCCAGTCGCTAACGGCCGTGGCTCACAACAGCTCCCTCTTGGCTTCTTTATCCACACCAGGATTTCATGCTGCGGTACAAAGGCACCACAGACCCGTGGATAGGACTCCAGAGGGGCACTGA
- the LOC102460371 gene encoding C-type lectin domain family 2 member E-like isoform X4 gives MERKDEHGKHYSTGKEDRCSCGKILRHKSKIAAGVFFLAGVFSCWTVMAFKTQQSCPPPRPDSCADGWIGYKGKCYYFTEAEGNWTYSRSRCSALGASLAGIDTKQDLDFMLRYKGTTDPWIGLQRGTDRLKSGGMQTVRI, from the exons ATGGAGAGGAAAGATGAACATGGGAAGCATTACTCAACTGGAAAAG aagatAGGTGTTCATGTGGCAAAATTCTTAGACACAAGTCGAAAATTGCAGCTGGAGTTTTCTTTCTTGCTGGAGTTTTCAGTTGTTGGACCG tGATGGCatttaaaacccagcagtcaTGCCCGCCCCCTAGACCTGACTCGTGTGCGGATGGCTGGATCGGGTACAAAGGGAAATGCTACTATTTCACAGAGGCCGAAGGGAACTGGACCTACAGCCGGAgccgctgctctgccctgggtgcCTCCCTGGCTGGGATCGACACCAAGCAGGACCTG GATTTCATGCTGCGGTACAAAGGCACCACAGACCCGTGGATAGGACTCCAGAGGGGCACTGATC GTTTGAAGTCAGGGGGGATGCAGACTGTGCGTATCTGA
- the LOC112544462 gene encoding killer cell lectin-like receptor subfamily F member 1, giving the protein MTLLRLGEMEDEEGYTALNLRPKRGNSARLSPDGHREPPTRSRCYKIALGALGAWFLILTLAGIALGVWVFQGPAHDGQTGAAEDTSLEELVSHLRQHLCDTAPSRSAEGSRCKVCPRDWLSYRNTCYWMSKESKFWSESSNDCETRTSQMLVIQDREEMEFIHNITQGTNLVWIGLTIQSPEQKWIWVDGSPLDQSLFPVTGSAEGTSCGMIRRNRINSESCNTEFKWICQTGAILL; this is encoded by the exons ATGACTCTGCTGAGGCTGGGGGAGATGGAAGACGAGGAAGGTTACACGGCACTCAACCTCCGGCCGAAGAGGGGAAACTCGGCGCGTCTCTCTCCAGATGGACACCGAG AGCCTCCTACGAGGTCCCGTTGCTACAAAATCGCCCTAGGAGCTTTGGGGGCCTGGTTTCTGATTCTGACATTAGCAGGAATTGCACTGGGTGTCTGGG TTTTCCAGGGCCCAGCTCATGAcggccagactggagcagcagagGACACATCCCTGGAGGAGCTGGTGTCTCACCTGAGGCAGCATCTGTGTGACACAGCACCCAGCCGCTCTGCAG AGGGCTCCAGGTGCAAAGTCTGCCCCCGGGACTGGCTCTCCTATAGGAACACATGCTACTGGATGTCTAAAGAGAGCAAGTTCTGGAGCGAGAGCAGCAACGACTGTGAAACGAGGACGTCTCAGATGCTGGTGATCCaggacagggaggagatg GAATTCATACACAACATTACTCAAGGAACAAACCTGGTTTGGATTGGACTCACCATTCAATCGCCAGAGCAGAAATGGATCTGGGTGGACGGTTCCCCATTAGATCAAAGTCT GTTCCCAGTAACGGGCTCTGCTGAAGGAACCAGCTGTGGCATGATCAGAAGGAATCGGATTAATTCTGAGTCTTGCAACACAGAATTCAAGTGGATTTGTCAGACGGGAGCCATCCTGCTCTAA